From the Prosthecobacter debontii genome, one window contains:
- a CDS encoding RHS repeat domain-containing protein — protein GMWLSRDPAGFVDGPNLYAYVKQNPWTAWDPEGLLAFQTHNPHAAWNPEIKKITESRDYQQSYWNTAQAGALAFLIAPVVVAAAYAGPVVVAKEVGDEAFDQAFEHVTGFPAPPTSITDLGQKLLKEGGEKITKDVGGQSVKRLKEQADKLAKKLEDRKQNALRQSDPNTNPRQRGRDNERKVLEDRGDQKNTETFSTSHGDTIPDFNNATQMGDVKDVKTLSNTAQMKAQREAAAAQGKEHVVVTGDKTNITTPMLQSGSKFERRSDIGPK, from the coding sequence CGGGGATGTGGCTGAGCCGAGACCCGGCAGGATTTGTGGATGGCCCCAACTTGTATGCCTACGTGAAGCAGAACCCTTGGACGGCTTGGGACCCGGAGGGGTTATTGGCATTCCAAACTCACAATCCACATGCGGCGTGGAATCCGGAGATTAAAAAAATCACTGAAAGCCGTGATTACCAACAAAGCTATTGGAACACTGCGCAAGCAGGCGCGCTGGCATTTTTGATCGCACCTGTTGTTGTAGCAGCAGCTTATGCTGGCCCTGTGGTCGTGGCAAAGGAGGTGGGTGACGAAGCTTTTGATCAAGCATTTGAACATGTGACAGGCTTTCCGGCACCTCCCACAAGTATCACAGATTTAGGTCAGAAGCTTCTCAAGGAAGGAGGGGAAAAAATCACCAAGGATGTTGGTGGGCAGTCCGTGAAAAGGCTCAAAGAGCAGGCTGATAAGCTGGCTAAAAAGCTTGAAGATCGCAAACAGAACGCTCTAAGGCAGTCAGATCCTAACACAAATCCACGTCAACGAGGCCGTGATAACGAAAGGAAAGTTTTGGAAGATCGCGGTGATCAGAAGAATACGGAAACATTTTCGACCTCTCACGGTGACACTATTCCTGACTTTAATAATGCGACACAAATGGGAGATGTTAAAGATGTTAAAACACTCTCGAATACTGCGCAGATGAAAGCGCAGCGTGAAGCCGCCGCAGCTCAAGGCAAAGAACATGTTGTGGTGACAGGTGACAAGACCAACATTACAACTCCTATGCTTCAGAGTGGATCGAAATTCGAACGTCGTTCAGATATTGGCCCCAAATAA